In Scophthalmus maximus strain ysfricsl-2021 chromosome 5, ASM2237912v1, whole genome shotgun sequence, a single window of DNA contains:
- the tox gene encoding thymocyte selection-associated high mobility group box protein TOX isoform X3 yields the protein MDVTVYPPPPQALAASNHSRLGQLSYPDPAFGTNKLDGDTMFLGMPEAGLDFASTNQFRVPQPPHPLCKVSPIQPSQHWRRDTHMPDTHRLPWSYSVGGLGDEDFNIPQITPPNLPDHMMPPHVPHDPPSGQYHPLDPPSRSASHHLYQLQGMGMPGGQDGAAMLNQDGGTFSPDGGPMTSTLSVMQQMVNSDSRFTSSQQPIEAALGPRSQSGMNQQGQLSTINQSQFGLSGSSVSHSSPSPPESKSATPSPSSSAHEDENDDGLRHVSAAEKRPATVDIAKKPKTPKKKKRKDPNEPVKPVSAYALFFRDTQANIKAQNPNATFGEVSKIVASMWDGLGEEQKQVYKKKTETAKKEYLKQLAAYRASLVSQSYNDPSEMKLPHSSSSSSSSTSMFTPKPSVYPGHPGQHPSSSSLSHPLPHPQHPGMYMSYPHPSHPSHTSSPGLGPHLSPPHNQIHPQLQALSSRGTVPRPSVPHQGALSLGSVVAASTPPLQVTPPLHGQAHLGGLHSPHHQHQQHQHQQHQHQHQQHQHQHQHQHQHPHPQLSGHSLGMTHSPAITQGYLPSLQSDYQLMGGGMLNGGAVMSSSVDYHQLGRHTPNHHPSLDWSTDYHGNGAAQRDKPLYLS from the exons CTGGACGGGGACACCATGTTCCTGGGCATGCCAGAAGCAGGCCTTGACTTCGCCTCCACCAatcag TTTCGTGTGCCACAGCCCCCTCACCCTCTCTGCAAGGTGTCACCAATCCAACCTTCACAGCACTGgaggagggacacacacatgcctgaCACACACCGTCTACCATGG TCATACTCAGTGGGTGGTTTGGGTGATGAGGATTTCAACATCCCGCAAATCACCCCCCCAAACCTGCCGGACCATATGATGCCCCCCCACGTCCCTCACGATCCCCCCTCTGGACAGTACCACCCTCTGGACCCTCCCTCCCGCTCAGCTTCACACCACCTCTACCAGTTGCAGGGCATGGGCATGCCTGGTGGCCAAGATGGAGCTGCTATGCTGAACCAGGATGGTGGCACGTTCAGCCCAGACGGCGGCCCAATGACCAGCACACTATCTGTG ATGCAGCAGATGGTGAACTCTGATTCTCGGTTtaccagcagccagcagccaatCGAAGCAGCTCTTGGACCCAGGAGCCAATCAGGCATGAATCAACAGGGTCAGCTGTCCACCATCAACCAATCTCAGTTCGGGCTGAGTGGCAGCTCTGTTTCCCACagttctccttcacctccagaGAGTAAATCAGCCACGCCATCTCCCTCCAGTTCAGCACATGAGGATGAGAATGATGATGGACTCAgg CATGTTAGCGCAGCAGAGAAGCGGCCAGCAACAGTGGACATCGCCAAGAAACCAAAAAcgccaaagaagaagaagcgaaaGGACCCCAATGAGCCAGTGAAACCAGTGTCTGCCTACGCCTTGTTCTTCAGGGACACCCAGGCTAACATCAAGGCCCAGAACCCGAACGCCACCTTTGGAGAGGTGTCAAAGATTGTGGCCTCCATGTGGGATGGTCTgggagaggaacagaaacag gtgtacaagaagaagacagagacgGCAAAGAAGGAGTATCTGAAACAACTAGCTGCCTACAGAGCCAGCCTGGTCTCACAG aGTTACAATGACCCATCCGAAATGAAGCtgccccactcctcctcctcgtcttcctcctctacctcaaTGTTTACACCCAAACCTTCAGTCTACCCCGGTCACCCAGGCCAGCAcccttcctccagctccctctcccaccctctccctcaccctcagCACCCCGGCATGTACATGTCGTACCCTCACCCATCCCATCCTTCCCACACCTCAAGCCCCGGCCTCGGCCCCCACCTGTCCCCTCCTCATAACCAGATCCACCCCCAGCTCCAGGCTCTGTCCTCCAGAGGGACTGTGCCACGGCCCAGTGTCCCACACCAGGGAGCCCTGTCCCTTGGCAGCGTGGTGGCAGCgtccacccctcctctccaggtcacccctcccctccatgGCCAGGCACACCTGGGAGGACTGCACAGTCcacaccaccagcaccagcagcaccagcatcagcagcaccagcaccagcatcagcagcaccagcatcagcatcagcatcagcaccagcaccCGCACCCGCAGCTCAGTGGACACTCACTGGGAATGACACACTCTCCAGCCATCACACAG ggCTACCTTCCCTCTCTCCAGTCTGACTACCAGCTAATGGGAGGAGGTATGCTTAATGGTGGAgcggtgatgtcatcatcagtGGACTACCACCAGCTGGGTCGACACACACCAAATCACCACCCCTCTCTGGACTGGAGCACGGATTACCATGGCAATGG AGCTGCTCAGAGAGACAAGCCTCTGTATCTGAGCTAA